One genomic region from Candidatus Binatia bacterium encodes:
- a CDS encoding heme o synthase, protein MRVPAPAVAYYELSKPRIIVLLLVTTAAAMIMAARGIPSLALLFWTLLAGALAAASAGAFNCAWDADIDRVMKRTQARPIPQGRISVRSAVIYATIVGALSFTIFYYFVNPLAAWLSLAGNVYYVVVYTMWLKRITPLNIVVGGAAGSVPPLVGWAAVTHTVGAPALGLFALIFLWTPPHFWSLALMTETEYGKAKIPMFPNVYGTERTKREIVYYALVLVAASLLLYPLHVMGAFYFAAAGLLGAIFLFDAVRTWREQGATLEARKLFRFSLVYLALMCVVMVIDRIVT, encoded by the coding sequence ATGAGGGTTCCCGCGCCCGCCGTCGCCTACTACGAGCTCTCGAAGCCGCGCATCATCGTGCTGCTGCTCGTCACGACCGCGGCGGCGATGATCATGGCCGCGCGCGGCATCCCCAGTCTCGCACTGCTCTTCTGGACGCTGCTCGCGGGCGCGCTCGCCGCCGCTTCGGCCGGCGCGTTCAACTGCGCGTGGGATGCCGACATCGATCGCGTGATGAAGCGGACGCAGGCGCGGCCGATCCCGCAGGGCCGCATCTCGGTGCGCAGTGCGGTGATCTACGCGACGATCGTCGGCGCGCTATCGTTTACGATCTTCTACTACTTCGTCAACCCGCTCGCTGCGTGGCTATCGCTCGCCGGCAACGTCTACTACGTCGTCGTCTACACGATGTGGCTCAAGCGCATCACGCCGCTGAACATCGTCGTCGGCGGCGCCGCGGGCTCGGTGCCGCCGCTCGTCGGCTGGGCCGCGGTCACGCACACCGTCGGCGCGCCGGCGCTCGGCCTCTTCGCGCTGATCTTCCTCTGGACGCCGCCGCATTTCTGGTCGCTCGCGCTCATGACCGAGACGGAGTACGGCAAAGCGAAGATCCCGATGTTTCCCAACGTCTACGGAACCGAGCGCACGAAGCGCGAGATCGTCTACTACGCGCTCGTGCTCGTCGCAGCGTCGCTGCTGCTCTATCCGCTCCACGTCATGGGCGCCTTCTACTTCGCGGCCGCCGGCCTGCTCGGCGCGATCTTTCTCTTCGACGCGGTGCGAACGTGGCGGGAACAGGGCGCCACGCTCGAGGCGCGCAAGCTCTTTCGTTTCTCGCTCGTCTACCTCGCGCTGATGTGCGTCGTCATGGTGATCGATCGCATCGTAACGTGA
- a CDS encoding MFS transporter — protein MNRLLATLALGVFAGALDLSVLSPALPALGRDFTVHTADLAWVFTLYLLVTVVSIALASTLADRYGRRPVYLACIALFAAGSVVAIAAPSYGVLLLARAIQALGAGGIFPVATATIGDVVPAQRRGAALGIVAATWGLAAIVGPLVGGIVTHFVSWRWIFAANVPLAAIVFAMALRTVPAYAPRSREPLDVGGLALLCLGLVALMDGLIATRLWIGLLGIVILACFAIWETAARAPIVPLELLRGPQLAKTYALETLIGILEGSLFFIPTVLVGAQGLSYLAAGLIAALGAFVFVAIIPASGRALDRIGSRDVLLAGTISTEIGLAIFALGFQSLALSIVAIVVAGAGFGALLGAPTRYIVTNEVPERVRATAVGFLSQALIVGQIVGSSLAGGLFALAQNEIAGYRDAYLAFCAVAFIALILVATLKPQREERTHPIAEAAAGAV, from the coding sequence GTGAACCGTCTCCTCGCGACGCTCGCGCTCGGCGTCTTCGCCGGCGCGCTCGATCTGAGCGTCCTCTCGCCCGCGCTGCCGGCGCTCGGCCGCGACTTCACCGTCCACACCGCCGACCTCGCGTGGGTCTTCACGCTCTACCTGCTCGTCACGGTCGTCTCGATCGCGCTCGCGAGCACGCTCGCCGATCGCTACGGCCGCCGCCCCGTCTATCTCGCCTGCATCGCGCTCTTCGCCGCGGGAAGCGTCGTCGCGATTGCGGCGCCGTCGTACGGCGTGCTGCTGCTCGCGCGGGCGATCCAGGCGCTCGGCGCCGGCGGCATCTTTCCCGTCGCGACCGCGACGATCGGCGACGTCGTGCCCGCACAGCGGCGCGGCGCCGCGCTCGGCATCGTCGCCGCGACCTGGGGGCTCGCCGCGATCGTCGGTCCGCTCGTCGGCGGCATCGTGACGCACTTCGTCTCGTGGCGCTGGATCTTCGCGGCGAACGTGCCGCTGGCGGCCATCGTCTTCGCGATGGCGCTGCGCACCGTGCCGGCCTACGCGCCGCGCAGTCGCGAGCCGCTCGACGTGGGCGGCCTCGCGCTGCTCTGCCTCGGCCTCGTCGCGTTGATGGACGGCCTGATCGCGACGCGCCTGTGGATCGGCCTGCTCGGCATCGTCATCTTGGCGTGCTTCGCGATCTGGGAGACGGCGGCGCGCGCGCCGATCGTGCCGCTCGAACTGCTGCGCGGCCCGCAACTCGCGAAGACCTACGCGCTCGAGACGCTCATCGGGATCCTCGAAGGCTCACTCTTCTTCATTCCGACGGTGCTCGTCGGCGCGCAGGGCCTCTCGTATCTCGCCGCCGGCCTGATTGCCGCGCTCGGCGCGTTCGTCTTCGTCGCGATCATCCCGGCGTCGGGGCGCGCGCTCGACCGCATCGGAAGCCGCGACGTGCTCTTGGCCGGCACGATCTCCACCGAAATCGGACTCGCGATTTTCGCGCTCGGTTTCCAGTCGCTCGCTCTCTCGATCGTCGCGATCGTCGTCGCCGGCGCCGGATTCGGCGCGCTGCTCGGCGCGCCGACGCGCTACATCGTGACGAACGAGGTTCCCGAGCGCGTGCGCGCGACCGCGGTCGGCTTCTTGAGCCAGGCGCTGATCGTCGGGCAGATCGTCGGCAGTTCGCTCGCCGGCGGCCTCTTCGCCCTCGCGCAGAACGAGATCGCCGGTTACCGCGACGCCTATCTCGCCTTCTGCGCCGTCGCCTTCATCGCGCTGATCCTCGTCGCGACGCTCAAGCCGCAGCGCGAGGAGCGCACCCATCCGATCGCTGAGGCAGCAGCCGGAGCGGTCTAG
- a CDS encoding heme-copper oxidase subunit III: protein MSVATLGHDVHGDADQLYLEVRELRLQGFLLFLISDCVLFASFIFAYLYLRNSGQGWPPPGIHRLDVAFAAWNSVVLFGSGATMHYALENYKHGKWMRYMGFLLATIVLGVGFLGGQAYEYNHLIFGEHVTWGGSGIFGASFFTLTGMHGFHVFVGVCYLTVLVLQSAAGVYTRGKYFGITAGTLYWHFVDVIWVVLFSIFYLI from the coding sequence ATGTCGGTCGCGACGCTCGGCCACGACGTGCACGGCGATGCGGATCAGCTCTATCTCGAAGTCCGCGAGCTGCGCCTGCAGGGTTTCCTGCTCTTCCTCATCAGCGACTGCGTGCTCTTCGCCTCGTTCATCTTCGCCTATCTCTACCTGCGCAACAGCGGTCAGGGTTGGCCGCCGCCGGGCATCCACCGGCTCGACGTCGCGTTCGCGGCGTGGAACTCGGTCGTGCTCTTCGGATCGGGCGCGACGATGCACTACGCGCTCGAGAACTACAAGCACGGCAAGTGGATGCGATACATGGGGTTCCTGCTCGCGACGATCGTTCTCGGCGTGGGATTCCTCGGCGGGCAGGCCTACGAGTACAACCACCTGATCTTCGGCGAGCACGTGACGTGGGGCGGCAGCGGCATCTTCGGCGCCTCGTTCTTCACGCTCACCGGGATGCACGGCTTCCACGTCTTCGTCGGGGTCTGTTACCTGACGGTGCTCGTGCTGCAGTCGGCGGCGGGCGTCTACACGCGAGGAAAGTACTTCGGTATCACGGCGGGCACGCTCTATTGGCACTTCGTCGACGTGATCTGGGTCGTGCTCTTCTCGATCTTCTATCTCATATAA